Genomic segment of Pseudobacteroides sp.:
ATCATAAAATACATCCCCAACCTTAACACCTCTCTGCTTCCCTCTTCCCATAACATCTATCTTGGTTACCGCCGGAAAACCTGCATCACATAATTCCGACAATACGGTATTAACTCTCTCAGGTCTTATGATAGCTCTTACCATTAACATAATAAATTCCTCCAATCTATTTTAAATATCTATGTTTAAATGTCATATCAGGTTGGTATATTCTAAATATCCAAAATACCGTGTTCCATAAGGATCGCCTCAAGTCTGTCCTGTACCATAGGCTTTGGTATAACAAACATTTCATTTTCGTCAACAGCTTTTGCAAGACCACGATAGGCATCAGCTTGCTCATGCTCCGGCGAGAAATCAATAACTGTCTTCTTGTTTATTTCCGCCCTTTGAACCTGATTATCTCTTGGAACAAAGTAAATCAGCTGACTTCCCAGTTCTTTTGCAAAAGCTTCAAGAAGCTCCTTTTCGCCATCAACCTTTCTGCTGTTGCAGATAATACCTCCAAGACGGGTACCTCCGGATGAAGCATATTTCTGTATACCTTTGCATATGTTATTTGCAGCATACAGGGCCATCATTTCACCGCTGGCAACAATATAAATCTCCTGTGCTTTTCCTTCTCTTATAGGCATTGCAAAACCACCGCAAACAACGTCACCCAATACATCATAAAATACATAATCAAGATCATCTGTATAAGCTCCAAGCTGTTCCAACATGTTTATAGAGGTTATGATACCTCTTCCGGCACATCCAACTCCAGGCTCAGGGCCTCCCGACTCAACACATCTTATACCGAAAACACCTTTTTTCATGATGTTATCCAGTTCAACCTCTTCACCTTCTTCACGAAGGGTATCCAATACGCTCTTTTGTGCCAATCCACCGAGTACAAGCCTTGTAGAGTCTGCTTTTGGGTCACAGCCAACAATCATAATGTTATTTCCCATTTCACCCAATCCCGCAGTCAAGTTCTGTGTTGTAGTTGATTTTCCTATTCCACCTTTACCATAAATAGCTACCTGTCTCATAATAACGACCTCCATTCGATTTCAATTGTTGATTGATGTGGTTAGAAATTGTGGTATTTAAATACACAGTAATTTTCTAACCAAAAACAAAAGGGCACTAAAATCATAGATTTTGATTTTAGCACCCTGGCTTTACTCCCTACATAAAAATCATTCACGGATTTTATGCAAGTTATTTACTTTTATTGTTACTATTTACTTCTTTTGTTATTATCTACTTTAACATCATTTTTATTATTTGTCAATAGATTTTTTGCAAGTTTTGTATTTTAAAATTGCATTTATTCATCCTCCGGTATATCAAATCATCCCTTCGTTAATATCAAGGCTTCTGCAATATCTTTCATAGGAATCCTGTTATCCCTGCTTTTCCTCCTTATAACTTCATAAGCCGCTTCTTCAGTGTAACCGTCTTTTTGAACCAGTATCCATTTTGCCTTTTCTACTATTTTTCTGCTTTCTAATGTTTCATTGAGCTTTTTTACCTTTCTTTCATATTCCAATATTCTGCCAAAATTCAATAGCGACATATCTATGACCTGAAGTGCAGGTTCTTCAAATACAGGCTTTGTAATATATGACAGTACCTTCTTTCCCTTTATAAATTCAATTATCTTATCGTTTTTTGTATTCATTACCACCACACAGGCTGCAAGGATTTCATCATCAATAATTTCAAGTACTTTTTTTAGTTCAGAAAAGTCATTTGTTGCTTCCACAATAATAAGGTCTGGAACATTGGTTCTTATGCACCTTAAAAGATTTGTCGATTCCTTTAGGTAGCCAATAAAAACATGCCCGCTGCTTACAAGTATATTTTTAAATATAGTCAATGTCCGTTTATCTTCACCTGATATGATGAATTTACTGCAATCCATATGTTTCCCCCTCCTTGAAAAGAATGTCCTGAAGTCATGAGAAATTGTAGTGATGTATACACCATAATTCCCCAGACACTAAAAAAGGCTTTCCGTTACATATTCTATGTAACAAGAAAGCCTCTACGCCTTTCATCAACTACTCCATAGTAGCGAAAACAATTTTATTATATTAAAAGTGTTGTAATAGATTTATCACTTTTAATTTATGATAAATAAATATTAACATGGATTGAACTTTTTTGCAAGTATTCATTTTTTAAATTGCAAATTTCTCTAGTTAATTTATGAATTTGCAATCTTTAATATATTATAGACATCATTTTTGCTAAGCTTTTTGAAGTTTCCTACTGTAGCAGTATCTCCTCTGGTACATTTTGAAGCCATTTCTTCCATCCTGTCATCGGTGATTCCCAATTCTTTCATAGTGACAGGAAGCCCGATCTGTCTGAAAAAGCTTTCCAGCTTTCTAATGCCTTCGAGTGCAGTCTTTTCCTGATCTTCAAAGCAAATCTCCACATTCCAGACCCTTGATGCAAATTGGACAAACCTTTCAATATTTTGTTTATAGACATATTTCATCCATGCCGGGAAAACCACTGCCAATCCTGCACCATGTGCTACGTCATATATTCCGCTGATCTCATGCTCAATATCGTGGGAAGCCCAATCTCCTATTCTTCCTGTGCCCAGCAAACCAAAGTGAGCAACTTTTCCTGCCCACATGATTTCTGCCCTGGCATCGTAGTCATCGGGATTTTCCAGTGCCAATGGAACATTTCTTATGAGGGTTTTCATTGTAGCTTCACAAAGCCTGTCAGTCAGTTCAACATTTTTGGTATTGGTAAAATACCTTTCCATAATGTGTGCCATTATATCTGCAGCTCCGCAAGCTGTCTGGTAATCTGGCAAAGTATATGTCAATACCGGATTAAGTATGGAATATACCGGGCGAACCAGGTCAGAGCCCATGCCTCTTTTGTACCATCCATCCTCGTTTGTTATTACAGAATTTGGGCTTGCTTCGCTGCCCGCTGCCGGGATAGTCAGCACTACACCTACTGGAAGAGCTTTTTCTACCGTCTTACCACTGAAAAAGTCCCAAACATCTCCCTCGTAGGGTACACCGATGGCAATAGCCTTTGCAGAGTCAATAACGCTTCCGCCTCCAACAGCTAATACAAAGTCTATACCATTGTCACGGCAGAGCTTAATCCCCTCTTTTACAAGACTTAACCTGGGGTTTGGAACTACTCCTCCAAGTTCAACAAACTCTATGCCCTCATCCTTCAGTGACTTAATTATCCTGTCATAGAGGCCGGATTTTTTAATGCTGCTTCCACCGTAATGAAGCAATACCCTTTTACTGTAAACCTTAGTAAGGAAACCCACTTGATTTTCCGTATCCTTTCCGAATACTATTCTGGTGGGGCTGTAAAACTCAAAATTCTCCATGTCAATCCTCCCGGTAATTTTAGTTGATTGTTCAAATATTGATTATACTATAAGATTTCACATTTCCAGTATTATACCATAACATTTCAAAGCAGCAAATACCCTTCAAACTACTCC
This window contains:
- a CDS encoding iron-containing alcohol dehydrogenase — its product is MENFEFYSPTRIVFGKDTENQVGFLTKVYSKRVLLHYGGSSIKKSGLYDRIIKSLKDEGIEFVELGGVVPNPRLSLVKEGIKLCRDNGIDFVLAVGGGSVIDSAKAIAIGVPYEGDVWDFFSGKTVEKALPVGVVLTIPAAGSEASPNSVITNEDGWYKRGMGSDLVRPVYSILNPVLTYTLPDYQTACGAADIMAHIMERYFTNTKNVELTDRLCEATMKTLIRNVPLALENPDDYDARAEIMWAGKVAHFGLLGTGRIGDWASHDIEHEISGIYDVAHGAGLAVVFPAWMKYVYKQNIERFVQFASRVWNVEICFEDQEKTALEGIRKLESFFRQIGLPVTMKELGITDDRMEEMASKCTRGDTATVGNFKKLSKNDVYNILKIANS
- the nifH gene encoding nitrogenase iron protein; its protein translation is MRQVAIYGKGGIGKSTTTQNLTAGLGEMGNNIMIVGCDPKADSTRLVLGGLAQKSVLDTLREEGEEVELDNIMKKGVFGIRCVESGGPEPGVGCAGRGIITSINMLEQLGAYTDDLDYVFYDVLGDVVCGGFAMPIREGKAQEIYIVASGEMMALYAANNICKGIQKYASSGGTRLGGIICNSRKVDGEKELLEAFAKELGSQLIYFVPRDNQVQRAEINKKTVIDFSPEHEQADAYRGLAKAVDENEMFVIPKPMVQDRLEAILMEHGILDI
- a CDS encoding ANTAR domain-containing response regulator; this encodes MDCSKFIISGEDKRTLTIFKNILVSSGHVFIGYLKESTNLLRCIRTNVPDLIIVEATNDFSELKKVLEIIDDEILAACVVVMNTKNDKIIEFIKGKKVLSYITKPVFEEPALQVIDMSLLNFGRILEYERKVKKLNETLESRKIVEKAKWILVQKDGYTEEAAYEVIRRKSRDNRIPMKDIAEALILTKG